The following is a genomic window from Phaseolus vulgaris cultivar G19833 chromosome 6, P. vulgaris v2.0, whole genome shotgun sequence.
GCAACCGTCACCGAGCTACCCGCAAACGAGAGTACGGGCCCAGATTATGCGGAAAACCCCCCCAGCGTCTCTACACCCTTTGAGAGTGCTGGGGATGCTCTACCATCAAACACCTCAGCTGCTGGGGGCGTTCCGGAGCAAGCTGCGGACATTCAGTGGTCTCCCCAACCTGTAGTGGAGCCAAACGTGTCGCCGCCATGTCCCGATGTTCCCCTGGTTGTCCATACTTATGAAGGCGGCGGCGAGAACCAACCCCCGACTCCTTTTCCAATCTCTGCTCTTCCCGCCCCTATCGAGGAGGTCTTGAAAGCTCACGCCGCTTACCTTAGCGCTATGACTACCGAGTGCGTAGAGAAATGCCTTTACCAGATGATGGGCGAGGCTTTAAGGGACTCCTTGAGCCAGTATGAATCCGAAGCCGGTGTTGCGAAGGACCAAGTTCAACAACTTAAGCGCGATCTTACGATGCGGGGACTGGAGTTTTCGCGGTTAGAGAATGCTCTGAAGGAGGAGTTGCGGAGCGAACGCAAAAACAACGCTGAACTAGGCCAAAAGCTCGACGCCAAACTCTCAGAGGTCACTGAACTCGAGGGCAGACTCGTGCATCAGCAGGAGAAGATAGCGGGCCTTGAGGAGACTCTCAAGGCTAAAGAGGCCTACACGGACGAGCTCGAGGCCAAGTCGATTGAGAGGGAGGATCTGCTGGGCAACATCAGAGCTGACATGGACCAAAAAGCCAAGGAACTGAGCGAGAAAGATAAGGAGCTGAACGAATCTGCAGCAAAACTTGCCCAGGCGCTTGAGGAGAATGaaaagctgaagaaacaaaGTGAAGAACTCGACCTCAACGCCGCAAACGTTCTGACTTCCGGGTTTGGTGCAGCCTTGGAGCAGTTCGCTTGTGCTTACCCCGACTTGGACCTCTCCCAGTTCTCGATTTGCCATGAAGTGGTAGACGGCAAAATTGTGCCCTCAGATTAACGTTTTCATTTGTTTTCATTTGACGTTTTCTTTAGAAACATTCTGAAAGACTTACATATTCGACCTCTGTCTATGTGCAACGAATCTGTTTGTAATGACCTCTTTTCTTTGGACCGTGTTAACTTATGCTCATGGTTTATCTCTTACCTGTTGTGCGATCGCCTGATAATTTGGTGGGCTCttactcaacccaattaacttaccGCGGACTGATGTTTAATTTTCTGGCGATCAACTTATTTTAAACAAAcggttagtctatagcaataacatttgacaagaaattacttactgaccAGTAGGCGAGTCATTTTTAGTATCTGACATCTCGCTTGCCcgatctgccaagtgacatgtgCATTTCCAGGTCATCGCCTAAACTGGGCTGGCCTGAttctgcactgaggactttcgaacttgcctcaatttgcttatgcaaagaggtcttgttATTCTGTTCTttcctgaactcactctgaggtgagaaggactttatctggcctgaactcgctcgacggcgagaaggactttatctggtgcctcaacttgcccaggggctaccttttccctggatgcactgaggacttttaatctcatctggtaccggggctagctattcatacttgaggagggggcgtcccgatggaatcccttaacccctgctcaaggactaggcgctcggattttaactcatctggtaccggggctagctatttatacttgaggagggggcgtcccgaaggaatcccttaacccctgctcaaggactaggtgcccggattttaactcatctggtaccggggctagctattcatacttgaggagggggcgtcccgaaggaatcccttaacccctgctcaaggactaggtgcccgggttttaactgttatctggtaccggggctagttgttcatacttgaggaggggcgtcccgaaggaatcccttaacccctgctcaaggactaggtgcccgggttttaactgttatctggtatcggggctagctgttcatacttgaggagggggcgtcccgaaggaatcccttaacccctgctcaaggactaggtgcCCGGGTTTTAACTCATACTGTACATATCtgtcatcttgctctgaactctcgcctatactcattcttggcgagtaggacttcttaatatgttctcgcctacactcgttctaggcgagtaggacttctgatttgttctcgcctatactcgctctaggcgagtaggactttttattctgttctcgcctatactcgttctaggcgagtaggacttaaaacttaactttcaccttcgattgccaggtggcgacaaggacttaaaaactttatacttgtgcctccgatcgctaaGTGGCgattgaggacttaaaacttgatctttgcctccgatcgccaagcggcgatgaggacttaaaaaactttatactagtgcctccgatcgcgaggtggcgatgaggactttaaaaaactttatactgaatgcatgcgatctgaatCTGCCCTAAATTACACAAGGGCGACTAAGtcttttgtttaaaaatttaaaatcataatcatgcaaacttaataactgggaAAACTTGATAGACTCGAActtttctttattgggtggcctcattaaaaaacccttctcagggaaaaagagcgccaccttgaaaaactgttttcactTAACTGTTCGAGTTAActgctacttacaatgcttcaactgtaataaaacttgagatgggtagcgttccaagtgcgaggaatcgccccccCTTCCAGTGTTTCCaaacggtaggcgccgttcccgagtgcttcggttactctaaacggtcccgtccatttgggtgacaatttattctgcatctcgtacaggtgggccttcctcattaccaggtcgccatctctgaactgccttggccTTGTCCTAGAATTGTACTTGCGCTCgactcttctctttattgcttcagcctttacccttgcctcctccctgacctcatccaacaAATCTAAGTTCATCCTTCTTTCTGCATTCGAGTCTtctgccacgaagttctggaatctcggcgagctttcctggatttcaattgggatcatcgcatcgcacccgtacaccaagctaaacggggtttcgtgggttcctgactgttcagtggtgtggtatgcccatattatacggggaacttcctcagcccaagatcctttggccttctccaatctcctcttcaaacctcttagtaAAACCCGATTagccgactccacctgcccattcgtctgtGGATGCTCCACAGAAGCGAACACCTGTTGAGTTCCAACGTCCTTGCACAACTTCTTCAGCAGGTGACTCGAgaactgagtcccgttatctgataccaaacgcttgggcacaccaaaacgacacacaatattcttccatacgaaattctgaattttgtgcgctgtgatctgggctactggttctgcttcaatccacttcgtgaagtattcgactgccacaaccaaatacttcatctgcctaatggccaatgggaaaggtcccaggatatcgattccccatgtgtggaaaggccagggACTGTAGATTGATTTTAACTCTTCCGGAGGTGCCTTGTGCTAATCGGCGTGCtcctggcactgcttgcaacgttgggcatatctcttgcagtcttccctcattgtcggccaataataacctgcacggatgGTTCTTGTTGCCAAGGCTCGACCTCCGATGTGACTCccgcaaatcccttcatggagctcggccataattctcgtgcacctCTCTCCATGCACACATACTAAGAGGGGGTGTGTGAaaccaaacctgtacaactcgccattgatgagggtgaacttgctggagttctttttTACCTTCCAAGCTTCCGTCGGGTCCATTGGGAGTACGCCATCTGCCAtgtagcgctggtatggcgttatccatgtgtccGGCTCGTGGACGATGCAAACTTGTGTCATCTTTATCTCTCCCACTGGAAACGCTCTAATCCTTGgcgtcctcaaggtctcctgggaTAAAGACTTATGACCCCTTGACATCCCTTTCTTTGACTTGCAGAtttggagaacttggtggtccGCCACGAACGCTCGAGGTATCTTCAGGGTTTCTtgtatgacggtcctctgcttgccccccttgcccgaactggcgagctttgctagcaagtcggctcgggcgttctgctcccttggcacatgcactactttgAACGAAACAAAAGACTtcctcaactcctgcacatactccagataAGCTGCCATCTGCAGGTCTTTAGCCTgaaactcgccagttacttggCCTGTGATTAGCAatgaatcgctcttggccaacagcacccttgctcccatctcctttgccaacaaaaCACCAGCGATCAGACCCTCGTATTccgcttggttgttgctggctttaaaggcgaactttagggactgttctatcaacatgtcgttgggtccttccagaaTTATCCCGACCCCACTGCCTAATTGGTTAGAggatccatccactgagagcacccaacgaaaaccatCTCCGGCGCTTTGCACTGTCTCAGAAGATAGttcgaccacgaagtcagcgaagatttgtcccttgatcggtcccctgggctcatacttgatgtcgaattccgacaactctaccgcccattttaccattcttccagccacatctggtttctttagaaccttctggatgggtaagtcagtcatcaccaacactgtaaaactctggaagtaatggcgcaacctcctcgccgaaaacactactgccagtgcaacaccttgctgacaaaataaacgggtttctgaatttgatcttggtcctggacgagcaccgcactcagcgCCTTCTCGATTACGACGAAGTATAACCTGAGGGGCGCTCCCAATTGTGGTTTGCACaggaccggcgggctcgccaagtactctttgagttttacgaaagcctcttcacactccttcgtccaaacaaacctATTGTTCCTtttcaagcactggaaatatgggtgacCCCTCTCTCCACTGGCAGACACAAATcgcgacagggcggccatccgacctgtgagctgctgcacctccttcaccgtagcggggctcctcattgccaaaatggccgcacacttgtcagggtttgcTTCGATCCCTCTCTCGGTCAAAAGGAACCCTAAGAACTTTCCTGCTTCCatgccgaaaatgcatttctcagggttcagcTTTAGTTTGTATTTGGCTATCGTAACGAACAACTCCTCTAAATTGGCTATATGCTGGTTTTTTTCCAGGGATGTTACGACCATATCGTcaacgtaagcttgcacgttcctcccaagcataggtgcaagcactttatccatcaatctctggtacatggctcccgcattcttcagcccaaaaggcatcaccttgtagcaataacacGACTTCTCTGTCATGAAGGAAGTTTTTTCCTCGTCCATAGGGTGCATcttaatttggttgtaccccgagaacgcgtctaagaagctcaacaacttgcaccctgctgcgcTGTCCACTAAggcgtctatacttggcaaaggataggaatccttCGGATAGGCTTTGTTtagatctgtgaagtcgacacacattcgtcatttcccattgctcttctttaccaatacaacattggcgagccattccgGATACTGTATCTCCTTGATGTGGCCTGCCTCGAGGAGTTTTTGCGTTTCATCTCCGATCGCCTGtctcctttcttcattgaattttcttcttctttgtcggacTGGTCTGACCTGAGGGTCCATTGCTAGACGATGACATAAAAAAtcggtcgattcctggcatatccgaggcagaccacgcgaacgcgtccagatgcctgcCTATCACCTTGGAGATCTGTTCCTGTGTCCCGTCGTCTAGATTTTTCCCCAACTTGAAAGTTTtaccgccaatctccctctcgagccaatCTCCAACTAGGCGAGGCCTCCTCTCGCTAGCGAGCAATGCTCTCACAATGCTTGACTCCCTGGCGGCCTCCGGGCAGCTTTCCTCTTCCTCTACTCCAGCGTTGTTCTCAGGCTTCAACTCGACATCTCCCATGGTTACGTCGCCCTTGGTGGCTGCTTCCAACGTCACGTCCATACCCACGTCGCCTTCGGCGGTTCCTCCTGTCGCCGCATCCATGGCCCGTCGGCTTTCCTGCGCATCCTTCGCACCAAGAGGCGGTGTTGTGGTCACATGGCACACTGATCgcctgttcttgaggctgttttcataacatCTCTTTGCCTCCTCTTGGTCAGATCGGATGGTGACGATTACCCCTTCCATTGAAGGTaatttgaccttcatgtgcctcgtggaGGGTACAGCTCCtatcctattgagtgttggccttcccaatagGATATTATCtgctgaaggggcgttcacgacaaggtatttgattttctccgtgcGCGAGGCGGTCCCATTTGTGAACGTTGTTCTTAACTCAATGTATCCCCTGACTTCGACTTGATCACCCGCAAAACCGtataagcagcccccatatggcctcaacTGATCTGTGGATAGTTGTAGCCTTTCGaaggtcggccagaacatcacgtatgccgagctcccttgatcgGCTAAGACCCGATGAACCGTTCTTCCTACCGTGACGAACGAGatcacaatgggatcgttgtcatgcaGCACAACATCCCTGAGGTCTTGCttagtgaacgtgatgtccacatcgggcAAATGgtcctcgaaaacttccactgggtcgtctttatgcgtggcttgttctaacgagctagggcaccttcagTTTACTTCGTCTgtcagtacctgaaaaagaagaacaaaggggcgccctcgcggccgtttgcactccgacgatcaagtcagctagcgagaaacaccaaactaactagaaactgtataataatctcaatgactgaaaactgtatggctaaaactgtgttgccctaattgtcttgtgctTTCAGCGGATacgccgtcaagaacaattagggtttTCCCTCTGTATGTCTATCTGAGAACTAGGTTAAGACTCATGCAACTGTGAAAAGCGTCCCTCTCTAGGGCTTATTTGTGCCCTATATATAAGTGAagactagggtttacctctacGTTgcctgctattatctagggttccttggagaaggtccttgcgccgctatctttaggatcttagcgtatctggcccatggacttcccttatctggagtgcaatgtataaccttatggccacttgggctctaacttgagcgttgtaTTTATCGCGCCATCATACTGTTCGAGTGCCCTAATTAgacacgtgtcatgcatgcagccttccctggatacctttagtgagcacgtgggcattaccacgtgcccttttgacttaatcatttattctgtgcatagggacccacagtgccgccacccaacttagggttatcccCTCATGTGGGCCCCCtctctgtgaaatgcttacgtCATGCGGGTTGACTCTTGAGGCGATGTCCtacttaggcgatgtcttacttaggcgatgtcttacttaggcgatgggcgatgatccatcttggcggtgacacatctcggcgataaccgcTTATTTATGTTGCAGAACGCCGCTTTTACATACGAcgactacgttgacttcttgactacctacctttctcttgtccacgtcatcacacccgatgacctggtcggtacattAAACATATAGAGGAAattttctctgccatcagtagtaGTGTCCCAATCCTCTTGGATCCTTCTTGCCATAGCTCTTGTAGTTGGCCTagatcttctatttgttgggcttgaactTGGactgggctttgggcttggacTTGGGTTTGgacctcttccatcatcccttctcccttgaaaaggatttggcctcaaatccaatgcttctatttcttcttcttctttacttCCTGCAAAAGGCATTAGGTCCATAACATTGAAAGTGTATTGGCCAGACCTCGGGCATCGACATCAAAGAGGTCAACATCAGACGTCGACATCGGACCTCGGTGGTCCGATAGTAATAATGGGCCATGTAAACTTGGCCCCACAAATAGTATGAGTTAACATGAGTTAACACCCAGATACCAAAAAGACCTAAATcacgagaggatcatgcatggggaatgtgtatagtacattcgggtACGACATAAGCAAGTGTTCcctggaggcgctaaggcccgtaagggttagggtttccagggaaagacTACATGCAAGGCACGTGAATAATTAGGGCACCCACAGAATAGATGGCGCCGCAGCGCTAggacatgagttggtaccctgacgACCATACTGTTAGAAAGATTGCACTCCAGAAGAGGCAAGTCTTGTGTCGCGGCTGCGCTAACCTTGTGCAACGCGACGCATGATGCCTCACTAGTAACCTTAGTTCCACTAAAGGAAAGATCCTCGTGGGACAAAAAGTTGacctagatacaacctatataaatGGTGGTAAGAGCCCTAGAAAAGGTACAccatttctaagactgaaactgctttacatactttattgtttcttagcccagtactgacttgatcgttgaagtgcaatcaacaggtaggatcCCTTCTGTTTCAATGGAGCCACTACCCAAGGAGAGAGCGAAAACCACCAGGAGATAGGAGAAGCCACCatctgcctttgaagtcaacgacGACTAAGTCAAttggcgagaacatttggcgcccaccatggggcccgataaaactaggtcTCATTCACAATCGTGTTGAGAGCCAACCAGCAACATGAGTAACATGAGGCAAGGATCAGCTACGCAAGAAGGAAGAGACAAcgtcaccatgcaacaactcatggagaccataCGTGCCCTTCAACGGACGGTAGCAGCATCCAGAGTTGATCAGGATTGTTTCCAGGTCGACCTGGCCGCGTCACAAGCAAGCAACGAAGAGTTGTGCATAACCAACGAGGAACTGCGCAGGAGttttgatggcattttcatgaagttcttcttgaatcaatgtagagtatggggcggaagcaatgaatgagagtgagcaagatcctcctaagagtggtgttgatcttgtaggtgcatgataagtgtgggtattgggtggttcggccagcccaagggaaaagatgaaggaattgaagtttagagcctaggattctagggagaagcaaagttgagcacaaattggcagcataactttactcacaataaacttgaaaatacaaggtgtaggctcctccttttataggctaaggaggaccataatgcaaccctaatgctagccaaatgaaatgtaaatgtgaagcacatgggtgcacaaatgagcacatggggaggggtgtgtctagtttttatgctcaccccctccatgggctttctagaccggccttggtaaatttagaggtatttttagaaactctaagtttacctaggttggtgttttaggtgccaaaattaattctaagaaaattacaaataaagttcctatgctaattttgacaagaaattaaagtctactctacactagagtttatggcatttgaacatgtaaaagaacgtcttcttggatcctcttggccataactctatggttggcccaaatctaccctttggtgggcttgcatgtgggcttgtgcttgggcctcttccatcaagtTTGCAACATGTGGGGAAACGTACGGTGGATGAGCAAGCTCCGCCCACACCGGTTAGGGCTCGCCCCATGCCGTTTTCTCAGGCGATCATGGACACTGTGATACTGGCCACCTTCATGGGCTTGAAGGTCACCTTCACAGGGgtagaggacccagaggccCATATTATAGctttccacacccagatgatgctttcAGGAGGCTCCGACACCATGCACTATAAGCTATTCATGAGTACGCTGTCAGGCACAGCGTTGGACTAGTTCGTCAGTCTTCCCCACGGACACATTACATCGTTCGATCAATTCTCAACActattcagagaacagtacaTTGTCAGTCGGGCTCCCCCTCTAATACTAGGGAGAGTCATTGAAAGATTTCTTAAAGAgatttggagcacaagtggtgaaGCTACACACCAAGAATGAGACATGATGGTGCATGCCTTCAGGAAAGGAGTACTGTCAGGACCCTTCAGCGATTCACTAATAAGGTGTCGTCCCAAGACATTTTGCAAGATCAGACGTTGAGTTGTGGCCCACATCGTTGCAGAAGGAGAAGTCACAGAAAAGCGCGGTAGCGTTGGCGCTGTCCGACCTCGGGGAACCTCGCATCCTCAGCCCATGAGGGTACATGAGGCCACGAGGGAGAAGAAAACACTGGGAGCACAACCACCGTATGAAGCAAGGAAGCCCCACACCAGGGCACGCATGAGAGAAAACGCCCCCACCAGACACAATTTTCGGATGGACCTTAAGGATATGATTGTCATCCCCGACGTGGCATATTAAAGTCACCATCGAAAATCGATAAGAGGCTAGGACCCAGCTAAAAcacttggtgtgagttccatcaAACTTTTGGCCACAGCCTGCGCAACTGTCTGACATTGGGATTCCAATTAGATGAACTGGTAAGGAACGATTTCTTAAAGGACTACCTGGAAGAGCTGCAGGAGCcttgatgaatttttcaggatttctcaatgcatc
Proteins encoded in this region:
- the LOC137832961 gene encoding uncharacterized protein, giving the protein MCVDFTDLNKAYPKDSYPLPSIDALVDSAAGCKLLSFLDAFSGYNQIKMHPMDEEKTSFMTEKSCYCYKVMPFGLKNAGAMYQRLMDKVLAPMLGRNVQAYVDDMVVTSLEKNQHIANLEELFVTIAKYKLKLNPEKCIFGMEAGKFLGFLLTERGIEANPDKCAAILAMRSPATVKEVQQLTVQSAGDGFRWVLSVDGSSNQLGSGVGIILEGPNDMLIEQSLKFAFKASNNQAEYEGLIAGVLLAKEMGARVLLAKSDSLLITGQVTGEFQAKDLQMAAYLEYVQELRKSFVSFKVVHVPREQNARADLLAKLASSGKGGKQRTVIQETLKIPRAFVADHQVLQICKSKKGMSRGHKSLSQETLRTPRIRAFPVGEIKMTQVCIVHEPDTWITPYQRYMADGVLPMDPTEAWKVKKNSSKFTLINGELYRFGFTHPLLVCVHGERCTRIMAELHEGICGSHIGGRALATRTIRAGYYWPTMREDCKRYAQRCKQCQEHAD